A genomic segment from Nicotiana sylvestris chromosome 1, ASM39365v2, whole genome shotgun sequence encodes:
- the LOC104247579 gene encoding protein PELPK1-like, with translation MAQHCHLSNLLPLAFLTLFMYGHITSGVSARRLLETPLPEIPKPEFPEVPVLPKFEIPTVPKPDFPTIPKPEIPAIPKPEIPTIPKPEIPTVPKLEIPAVPKPEFPTIQKPEIPAIPKPEIPTIPKPEVPTVPKPEIPAVPKSKLPTIQKPGIPAIPKPEIPTIPKPEVPTKVVLNPISTAYNARVGDDDDEHLTNQDWTNVKMLVDFLEQFHVATNELSEQYYPIISNCLVYIAALADLFTQFSEGGGLESENPNGSLDVLEWWKDKQKHYPKPEIPAIPKPEIPTIPKPEVPTVPKPEIPAVPKPELPTIQKPEIPAIPKPEISTVPKPEVPSVPKPELPSVPKPELPTVSKPELPTLPKPNTPVVPKPELSVVPKFEVPKPEIPNMPKPEVPKSEIPDVPKPKVPAMAKPELPPVKKPEVPKSEVPAMPKPEMPSIPKPEIPELPKPELPTFPSHPKDTPFPSLSPPYKPTTP, from the exons ATGGCTCAGCATTGCCATCTATCCAACCTCTTACCACTTGCATTTCTCACTTTATTCATGTATGGCCACATAACTAGTGGTGTATCAGCACGTCGTCTTCTGGAGACACCCCTTCCTGAAATTCCTAAACCGGAATTTCCAGAAGTCCCAGTCTTGCCAAAGTTTGAGATCCCAACTGTGCCAAAACCAGATTTTCCAACCATACCGAAGCCTGAAATCCCAGCCATTCCGAAGCCTGAGATTCCAACTATACCAAAACCTGAAATACCAACTGTGCCAAAGCTTGAGATCCCAGCTGTGCCAAAACCAGAGTTTCCAACCATACAGAAGCCTGAAATTCCAGCCATCCCAAAGCCTGAAATTCCTACTATACCAAAACCTGAAGTACCAACTGTACCAAAGCCTGAGATCCCAGCTGTGCCAAAATCAAAGCTTCCAACCATACAGAAGCCTGGAATTCCAGCCATCCCAAAGCCTGAAATTCCTACTATACCAAAACCTGAAGTACCAACTAAGGTTGTATT aaacccaataagCACAGCAtataatgctcgtgtaggtgatgatgatgatgagcaccttacaaatcaagattggactaatgttaaaatgcttgtagactttttagaacaatttcatgttgctacaaatgaattatctgagCAATATTATCCTattatttctaactgtttagtttatattgcagcacttgcagatttgtttactcaattttcagagggtgga ggacttgaatcagagaatcccaACGGTTCCTtagatgttttggaatggtggaaggacaaacaaaaacactatccg AAGCCTGAAATTCCAGCCATCCCAAAGCCTGAAATTCCTACTATACCAAAACCTGAAGTACCAACTGTGCCAAAGCCTGAGATCCCAGCGGTGCCAAAACCAGAGCTTCCAACCATACAGAAACCTGAAATCCCAGCCATTCCAAAGCCTGAAATTTCTACTGTACCAAAACCTGAAGTACCAAGTGTACCAAAACCCGAGCTACCATCTGTGCCAAAGCCTGAATTGCCAACTGTGTCAAAGCCTGAGTTACCAACTTTGCCAAAACCTAACACTCCAGTTGTGCCAAAGCCTGAGCTATCAGTTGTGCCAAAATTTGAGGTACCAAAGCCCGAGATTCCTAACATGCCAAAGCCTGAAGTACCAAAGTCTGAAATTCCAGATGTACCAAAACCCAAGGTCCCCGCAATGGCAAAACCTGAGCTTCCTCCCGTGAAAAAGCCAGAAGTGCCAAAGTCCGAAGTTCCAGCTATGCCAAAGCCCGAGATGCCGAGTATACCAAAGCCAGAAATCCCGGAACTGCCTAAACCCGAATTGCCAACATTCCCAAGCCATCCAAAGGACACaccttttccttctctttctccACCTTACAAACCTACAACTCCTTAA
- the LOC104247578 gene encoding protein PELPK1-like, with product MAQHYHLSSLLLLAFLNLCFMNGHITCATARRLLETPVPEIPKPDFPKVPTLPKPEIPTVPKPELPTLPKPEIPVIPKPEVPAVPKPEMPAIPKPELPTFPKPEIPVPKPKLPAMPNPEIPAMPKPELPNAPKPEIPTVPKPEIPTMPKPEQPAVPKPELPNFPKPEIPTVPKPEIPAVPKPEIPKLSKPELPPLKKPEVPALPKPELPPAMTKPDVPTVPKLEQPEVPKPEIPAVPKPEIPELPKPKIPELPKPEIPAIPKPEIPELPKPALPTSPSLPKEIPFPSLSPPYKPATP from the coding sequence ATGGCTCAGCATTATCACCTATCCTCCCTCTTACTGCTTGCATTTCTCAATTTATGCTTCATGAATGGCCACATAACATGTGCAACTGCACGTCGCCTACTAGAGACCCCCGTCCCTGAGATTCCTAAACCAGATTTCCCAAAAGTTCCAACCTTGCCAAAGCCTGAGATCCCAACTGTCCCGAAGCCTGAGCTTCCAACTTTACCAAAGCCTGAAATTCCTGTTATTCCAAAGCCCGAAGTACCAGCTGTGCCGAAGCCTGAGATGCCAGCTATCCCAAAGCCTGAGTTACCAACTTTCCCGAAACCCGAGATCCCAGTGCCAAAGCCCAAGCTTCCTGCTATGCCAAATCCTGAGATCCCAGCAATGCCAAAACCCGAGTTGCCAAACGCACCAAAGCCTGAAATCCCAACGGTTCCAAAGCCTGAGATTCCTACTATGCCAAAGCCTGAGCAACCAGCTGTTCCAAAGCCTGAGTTACCAAATTTCCCGAAGCCTGAGATTCCAACAGTGCCAAAGCCTGAAATTCCAGCTGTGCCAAAGCCGGAGATCCCAAAGTTGTCAAAACCCGAGCTTCCTCCCCTAAAAAAGCCAGAGGTTCCAGCACTGCCAAAGCCTGAACTTCCTCCAGCTATGACAAAGCCTGATGTGCCGACTGTGCCAAAGCTTGAGCAACCAGAGGTGCCAAAACCTGAGATTCCAGCTGTGCCAAAGCCAGAAATCCCGGAGCTACCAAAGCCAAAAATCCCTGAGTTACCTAAGCCAGAGATTCCAGCTATCCCAAAACCAGAAATCCCGGAACTGCCTAAACCAGCATTGCCAACCTCCCCAAGCCTACCAAAGGAGATACCATTTCCTTCACTTTCTCCACCATACAAACCCGCTACTCCTTGA